In Selenomonadales bacterium, the following are encoded in one genomic region:
- the dnaX gene encoding DNA polymerase III subunit gamma/tau → MAYQTLYREWRPARFSEVSGQDHIKHTLSNMLQRSRVPHALLFTGPRGTGKTTMAKIMARALNCQQGVTAEPCLVCPACLAIATGASLDVVEIDAASNRGIDEIRELREHVKFAPVDLRTKVYIIDEVHMLTTEAFNALLKTLEEPPPHVVFVLATTEPHKLPATIISRCQRFDFRRLATSAVVARLTQVATANGVKLTASAAHEIAQHASGSMRDALGLYEQCAAFVDGEIDADAVRAVTGAVPSTVYTELLGALAAGDLASCLQQLHRELTGGRETGQYLASYIAVLRQVLLAAHSPRTFAESGYEGEQREAFSRLTQKLTPHLAGLIDVALQTENDMRYGGHPRLHLELMLVKQWQAMHPLGQAQPSAPLPKAPTAFADTSRALPKTDVPKADRVEIQADAPKAEISQLLKAWPEVQRLVKQKAPLTGATMGAVSPLRLEGDIVVLQMNEANVHTFKRLSQPVDLGHIAKAFSQVLGRAVEIKLIMPDGSGTSVSSPNASESRVQQVIEIFDGTIVKTKE, encoded by the coding sequence ATGGCCTATCAGACGTTGTACCGGGAGTGGCGCCCGGCGCGCTTTAGCGAAGTATCGGGTCAGGACCACATCAAGCATACGCTAAGTAACATGCTACAGAGGTCCCGTGTGCCGCACGCTCTCCTCTTTACCGGCCCGCGCGGCACAGGCAAGACAACCATGGCTAAAATAATGGCGCGTGCCCTTAATTGCCAGCAGGGCGTTACCGCGGAGCCGTGTCTCGTCTGCCCCGCCTGCCTAGCTATCGCCACGGGGGCTTCCCTAGATGTAGTAGAGATAGATGCGGCGTCAAATCGCGGCATCGATGAAATTCGCGAACTGCGAGAACACGTTAAGTTCGCGCCGGTCGACCTGCGCACCAAAGTATACATAATCGATGAAGTTCACATGTTAACGACCGAGGCGTTTAACGCCCTCCTTAAGACCCTCGAGGAACCTCCGCCGCACGTCGTCTTTGTACTAGCTACGACTGAGCCGCACAAGCTCCCCGCGACCATAATTTCGCGCTGTCAGCGCTTTGACTTTCGCCGTTTAGCCACAAGTGCCGTTGTCGCTCGGCTGACACAGGTGGCAACCGCTAACGGCGTAAAGCTGACGGCTTCTGCCGCACACGAGATTGCGCAGCACGCCTCCGGCAGTATGCGCGATGCGTTAGGGCTTTATGAGCAGTGTGCGGCCTTTGTCGACGGTGAGATTGACGCGGATGCCGTCCGCGCTGTTACGGGGGCTGTCCCGAGCACCGTCTATACTGAGCTACTCGGGGCCCTTGCCGCAGGTGATTTGGCGTCTTGCTTGCAGCAGCTTCACCGCGAATTGACGGGCGGGCGAGAGACAGGTCAGTATCTTGCGTCGTATATTGCGGTGTTACGGCAGGTGCTCTTGGCAGCTCACTCACCGCGCACCTTTGCGGAAAGCGGCTATGAAGGCGAGCAGCGGGAAGCTTTTTCGCGCCTCACGCAAAAACTCACACCACACCTTGCGGGCTTAATTGACGTTGCCCTGCAAACCGAGAACGACATGCGCTACGGCGGGCACCCGCGGCTACATTTGGAGCTAATGCTCGTTAAGCAGTGGCAAGCCATGCATCCCCTAGGGCAGGCGCAACCGAGCGCCCCCTTGCCTAAGGCTCCCACTGCGTTTGCCGATACTTCTAGAGCATTGCCTAAGACTGACGTGCCCAAGGCAGACAGGGTCGAGATACAAGCCGACGCCCCTAAGGCCGAGATTTCCCAGTTACTTAAGGCTTGGCCTGAAGTGCAGCGCCTCGTCAAGCAGAAAGCCCCTCTAACCGGCGCAACGATGGGGGCGGTTTCTCCGCTGCGACTAGAGGGTGACATCGTTGTTTTGCAGATGAACGAGGCTAACGTACATACGTTTAAGCGGCTCAGCCAACCGGTTGACCTTGGACATATCGCTAAAGCGTTCTCGCAAGTGCTCGGCAGAGCGGTGGAGATTAAGCTAATTATGCCCGACGGGAGCGGCACTTCTGTATCGTCGCCGAACGCCAGCGAAAGCCGCGTGCAGCAGGTCATCGAGATATTCGATGGGACTATCGTTAAGACTAAAGAGTAG
- a CDS encoding substrate-binding domain-containing protein, whose amino-acid sequence MRKRQWVFLAMALALTVLTVACQPKAPVILATTTSTADTGLLDVLVPLFQQRTGFEVKTVAVGTGQALAMAEKGEADVLLVHSPAAEMKLIESGAAINRQYVMYNDFVIVGPAADPAGVKGMSGGHEALLAIMQSEATFVSRGDNSGTHKKEQELWKTAATTPTGAWYVEAGTGMAATLAIAEDKQAYVLTDRGTFLAQKQNLTLVVLVEGDPALENPYHVMQVNPARFTHVNARGAKRFVEFMLSREVQEIIKTFGKDKFGQPLFFPGAQ is encoded by the coding sequence GTGAGAAAAAGGCAATGGGTCTTCCTCGCCATGGCGCTCGCGCTCACCGTTTTGACGGTAGCTTGCCAGCCGAAAGCGCCGGTAATCCTCGCCACCACAACCAGCACCGCCGATACCGGCCTCCTGGACGTGCTGGTGCCGCTGTTTCAACAGAGAACGGGATTCGAAGTTAAGACCGTAGCCGTCGGTACAGGACAGGCGTTGGCTATGGCTGAAAAGGGCGAGGCGGACGTGCTCTTGGTGCATTCACCTGCCGCCGAGATGAAGCTAATCGAGTCCGGCGCGGCCATTAACCGCCAGTACGTCATGTACAATGACTTTGTGATTGTCGGTCCGGCTGCCGACCCTGCCGGCGTTAAGGGCATGAGCGGAGGGCACGAGGCTTTACTGGCCATCATGCAAAGCGAAGCGACGTTTGTAAGTCGCGGCGACAACTCGGGTACGCACAAGAAGGAGCAGGAGCTCTGGAAGACAGCGGCCACTACGCCGACCGGCGCTTGGTATGTAGAGGCTGGGACAGGCATGGCGGCTACATTAGCCATAGCCGAGGACAAGCAAGCCTATGTGCTTACCGATAGAGGAACCTTCCTCGCACAAAAACAAAATCTCACTTTAGTTGTTCTGGTAGAAGGCGACCCGGCGCTAGAAAACCCGTACCATGTCATGCAGGTTAATCCGGCCCGCTTTACCCATGTCAATGCACGCGGCGCCAAACGCTTTGTGGAGTTTATGCTCTCGCGCGAAGTGCAAGAGATAATTAAAACGTTTGGCAAAGATAAATTTGGCCAACCGCTGTTCTTCCCGGGCGCACAATAG
- a CDS encoding YbaB/EbfC family nucleoid-associated protein has translation MTNMKDMMKAAQKMQERVHKLQEELNSRTVEATSGGGTVTAVVTGAKSLQKITIKPAAVDPEDVEMLEDLILVAVNEALRKAEDMVNAEMSKVTAGLNLPRGMF, from the coding sequence ATGACAAACATGAAAGACATGATGAAAGCGGCGCAAAAGATGCAGGAGCGTGTTCACAAGCTGCAGGAAGAGTTAAATTCACGCACTGTCGAAGCTACGAGCGGCGGCGGCACGGTTACGGCGGTAGTCACAGGTGCCAAGTCGCTGCAGAAGATTACCATTAAGCCTGCCGCTGTTGACCCAGAGGACGTAGAAATGCTCGAGGACCTCATCCTTGTGGCGGTAAACGAAGCCCTGCGCAAGGCCGAAGACATGGTCAACGCCGAAATGAGCAAGGTTACCGCGGGGCTCAACTTGCCGCGCGGCATGTTCTAG
- the recR gene encoding recombination mediator RecR: protein MSFPPPIQKLIAELSRLPGIGPKTAQRLAFFLLSQDRAALAELAGAILAAKDKIRYCSTCSNLAEEAACPICRESSRRHDVVCVVQDPRDVAAIERTHDFKGLYHVLHGAISPMDGIGPEQLKIKELLGRLSGGTVQEMIIATNPNIEGEATALYLARLIKPLGIKVTRLAHGLPVGGDLEYADELTLARALENRREM, encoded by the coding sequence CTGAGTTTTCCTCCTCCTATCCAGAAGCTTATTGCCGAGCTATCGCGCTTGCCCGGAATCGGCCCTAAGACAGCTCAGCGACTGGCGTTCTTTCTGTTGTCCCAGGACAGAGCGGCCTTAGCGGAGCTAGCGGGGGCGATACTGGCAGCTAAAGACAAGATTCGCTACTGCAGCACTTGCAGCAACTTAGCGGAAGAGGCCGCCTGCCCAATTTGCCGCGAGAGCTCAAGGCGTCACGACGTGGTCTGTGTGGTGCAAGACCCCCGCGATGTAGCGGCCATTGAGCGCACGCACGACTTTAAGGGGCTCTACCACGTTTTACACGGCGCTATCTCTCCTATGGACGGGATTGGGCCGGAGCAGCTCAAGATCAAGGAACTTCTAGGACGCCTAAGCGGCGGCACAGTGCAGGAGATGATTATCGCCACTAACCCCAACATCGAGGGCGAGGCGACTGCCCTCTACTTAGCGCGCCTAATTAAACCCCTCGGAATTAAAGTGACGCGGCTCGCCCATGGTCTGCCGGTTGGCGGCGACCTCGAATATGCGGACGAGCTGACGCTCGCCCGCGCCTTAGAAAACCGCCGCGAAATGTAG